The DNA segment CAGTCGGTATTCATAATCAAATATTTTGGGCAGCCGCCCTAATCCGCTATGTTTTGACGAATATTCTTCCCCCACAATTGATTCGGGAGCAATCTCAACCGCTTCCTTAAGAGTAATTATATTTCCAGAAGAAAATTTTATAAAACTTAATCCTTCATCCGGAACAGAAATTTTATTATCAGCTTTTGTTGTAGAACCAATCCATCGTTCACAAATTCCACCACGTTCGCCAAGTTCATACATTTCATTCGGCAATCCCAGCCTTCTTCCGGGTGGAAGAAAATCTCTGGCAACCCAGGCTGGTTCCAATCTAAGTATACCATCCGTCATCTCAATTTCTGCTTCAATTAATTTTCTAATTTCATCTTTTCTTTCCATTTATGCTCTCCAATGCTATGAATCTAATTAATCTATAATTCCTGTACTCAAATTAAAATTTAGGTGTATTGAATGCAACAGAATGAAGCAATTCTTTTGGAAAGCGTATCATCAAGAAAACTATGTTGAGAAAATAAGTCCCCACATTCATTTAGTGAAAGATTAATTATTATTAATCTTTCCTTAAGATAAAATTAATGTTCATATACTAAGTTTCATTTGTGAGTTTAAGATTTAACATAAAAACAAAAGGAGAAAAAAATGAAAATTAAATCTTTGGTCTACTTGGTATTAGCTGCTTTCGTATTTGTAGCTTTCAATAATACCTCTGCGCAGGACAAGGTAACAAAAACTCCTGTAAAGAAAGTTGAACAAAAAATTGCAGCTAAAGACAAGAAAGTTGCAGTTGAAGAAAAGAAAATTGCAGCCAACGATAAGAAAGTTGCAGTTGAAAAAAAGGAAGTAGTTAAAAAGAAAGCTGTTGTTAAAGGAGTTAAGAAAGCTCATCACAAAAAAATGATGAAAAAAGAAGTAGCTCCGGAAGCTGTAACTAAGTAAATATTTCTTTTAAATAGTATTGCTTAAAAAGGAGAGGTTTTAACTCTCCTTTTTTTTTAATATTTTTTTCATATGAAAATTTTGCTTGTTGAAGACGAAAAAAAGGTTGCTTCATTTATTAAAAAGGGATTGGAAGAAGAATACTATTCGGTGGATGTTGCCGAGGATGGTAAAGCCGGTCTTGATTACGCTTTTACTAATGAATATGATCTATTTATCTTTGACGTAATGCTCCCTTATAAAAATGGAATTTCTATTGTAAGAGAAATAAGATCTCATAAAATCACTACGCCCATTTTACTCCTTACTGCCAAAGATAGAGTTGAAGATAAAGTTGAGGGTTTGGATGCCGGCGCTGATGATTATCTTACAAAACCCTTTGCCTTTGAAGAACTGCTTGCCAGAATAAGATCCTTGCTTAGAAGAAAAGAAAGAGAGCCATCAATCCAGCTAAAAGCCGCTGATTTAATTTTAGATACTCAAACTCATAAAGTAACCAGGAATAATCGGGAGATAGTATTAACACCACGAGAATATGCCATACTTGAATATTTGCTTAGGAATAAGAATAAAGTAATTTCCAGAACCAAATTAACAGAACATGTTTATGATTATCATTTTGACCCCCAAACAAATGTAATTGAAGTTTACATTAATAAACTGCGTAATAAAATAAACAAAGACTATGAAAATCAGTTATTATACACCGTACGTGGAATTGGTTACATTATAAAAGACAGCGATTAAATGATGCTGGCACAATTAAAATATTCTATTAAGACTACACGATTTAAAACTACAATTTGGTATTCCATGCTTTTTCTTGCACTGGAAACGCTGATTGGTTTAATCCTTTATTTCCAATTACATTCCAATTTAACTAAACAATTGGATAACTCATTAAGCCGGCAGGCGGAGGCGATTTATATTTTAGTTTCGCAAAGCAAAGTTGATATGACCGATTTCAAACCAGATTCCATTTACAGCTCTACGGATGAATTTGTTTATAACCTGATTTATGAAGCTGTGGTATTCAATCCTCGGAATACTTACGTACAAGTTCAGTTTAAAAACAAATTGATTTATAAAACAGATAATCTTGAGAATATCAAATTGGAATTCCCTGGGATTAACAAAAAGAAAACAGGCATTACAGTATATAAGGATCAGCGTATATCCACTTTACTTATTAGAGCCGCTTATCTTGAAAAAGGAAATTATAAAATTATAGTTGCATATCCAGATAAACTGATAGAACAAACGCTGGATAACTTTATTGATATTTATGTTATTCTATCTCCAATCTTTTTTATTATTGCTGTGTTAGGAGGCTTTTTAATATCAGCAAAAGCTCTTTCAAGAATTGATTCTATAATAGCAAAGACAAATGAAATTACAGCGCAAAATTTAAATGAAACAATTGAAGGAGCGGAATTCAATGATGAATACGGACGGTTGGTTAGAACAATGAATGCGATGGTGCAAAGAATTAAAACCTCCATTGATTATATGAATCAGTTTTCTATTTCTGCTTCTCACGAACTCAAAACTCCACTTACAATTTTGCGGGGTGAAATTGAAGTAGCGATGAAATCGGCAAAAACAGTTGAAGAATTCAAATCTGTTTTATCAAGCAACTATGAAGAAACAATTAGATTAACGAAAATTGTTGACCGGATATTTTATATATCAAAACTTGATAATGCACTGATTTCAATAAAAAAAGAAACAGTAAGCTGGCTTGAATTTCTTGAAGAAACAATTTTGCCACTTGAGATTCTTGGTAAAGAAAAAAAAATGAAGCTTGTGCTTGATATTGACGCTGATACCGAAATTGAAATTGATACTGAATTAATGAAGGAGGCATTAAATAATTTAATTGATAATGCAATAAAGTATGGCGATGAAAATCAACCAGTAATTGTTAGAAGTGTGCTTGTAAATAACCAGGTAAAGCTTGCCGTTATCAACAAAGGGACAGGAATACCCGCAGAAGAAATCCCCAAAATCTTCGATCGGTTTTATAGAATAGAAATATCCAGAAGCCGGTCTACCGGTGGTGTTGGATTGGGCTTGGCAATTGTTAAATCAATTATAAACTGGCATAATGGAAAAATCGAAGTAATTTCTGAATTAGGCAAAGAAACGCAATTCATAATTACTCTGGAAATAAAAAAGTAAAAGTGAACTTCATTCCAACGTTTTCTTTGGTTCTGTTATTTAATATGGAGCAATTGGTTTCTACAAGATTTACCTGAATACAGGCGGAATGGGTTTGCAAAAGATAGAATCATTTAAATAATGTGGCTGGTTCGGGGAAAAAAAGAATCTCTTTTGTTCAAATTGAAGGAGATCATTATCCCCAAATAAATATCGCAACAAATTTTAGTTTTAAAATTGATCGAAAAAGTTCATTGGATTAAGAAAGGCTGCAAATGCTCTTCAGTTTTATTAGAAATATCCGATAATTAATCATTTAATAAACTTCCGTTTGAATTATGAATTTTTTCCGTTTTTGCTCCAAGCTTTGGCTGTTTTTTAATAAAGGAAAACACACCGCTGTTAACTTTAATGCGGCAGTAATATTATTTGTTTTATTAGTTACTCACTCAATTCATTCACAAAGTTATTCTGTACGTACTTACACCGTTGAAGATGGATTACCGACCAACTTTGTTAACGATGTTGCCCAAGATGAATCCGGCAGAATGTGGTTTGCAACCGAAGTTGGTGTTTCCGTTTATGATGGTTATAGCTGGAAAAACTTTGACGAAAAGGATGGTTTGCCAAACACTGAATATTACAGATTAAAAATTGACCAAAAGAACATTGTATGGGTTATCTCATCTTTTATTAACGGTAATATTGCAAAATATGAGTACAATAAATGGAAAATTTCCTCGGGCTTTTTGAGTAAGCCTAATTCAAAAATATCCGTGCGCTCTTTTGATGTTTCCTACATAGATAACATACCACAGCTTTGTTTTGGAACTACCAATGGAATTTATCTTTTCAAAAATAATATATGGACACACTTATCAAAAGAAGATGGGTTATTAGATAACAACGTTTATACGGTTAAGTTTTACCAGGGAAAGTTTTTCATATGTACTCAAAAGGGTATTTCAATTTTGGAGGGGAATAAAATTGACAACAATTTAAATTCATTGATAAAGGCACCTTCCAATCAAATACTTTCAATTGATTTTGAAAATAAATCTACCAATGAATCAATTTATTGGCTGCTTGGAAAAGGCTGGATTGGCTCTTTAGAAAATAATAAGTTCAAACTGTTATCACCAAAAATTCCTATGACTTTTTACCCTTCAAGAATACAATATTTTTTGCTTAATGATGAAAGAGGCAGAATTTATTATGGAAATGAATTAGAAAAACTTTTTATTGAAAAGAAAACGGGAAAATTAAACACGCTTGGTTTAGATAATGGTTTTATTAGTAATGGCGCCTCAAACATTTTTCGCGATCGCGAACAAAATATATGGTTTCCTTCTCCAAGAGGAATTGATTTAGTTAGTAGCTTAAGATTTCAGAACTATTTCCTTTCAAATGGTTTACTCGAAAATGAAGTTACGGCTATTTTAGAAGTTGAGCCGGAAAAATTCATTCTAGGACACAATCTTGGTTTTACAATTTTAGAAAACGAAAAGTTCAAGTCTTTTTCTTTGAAAAATATTATTAAAGGAGATCCCATCTCTCCGCGGGTTTTAGATTTAAGTAAAGATCGCACAGGAACAGTTTGGATGGCTCTATCTTACCTTGGAGTTGGAAAATTAAAAAAAGATGGCTCATTCGAAATATTAAAACACCCTTCCAATACTCAATTTACTTCCGTTCTTGCAGATCCAAAAGGAAATATATGGGTGGGTTCTAACAATGGATTATTTAAAATAGCAAATGACAAACTTGTATTGGCTACTGACGTATCTCCTTATAGTATATCACTAAGAAAACTATTTTATAATGGTGATGGAGAAATAATTGCCACTTCTACCGGGGGGCTTTTTATTTTTAAAAATAATAAATTCAAAAGAATACTTTCCAAAAGTGATATGCTTAACAGCAATTTTTCAATCCATAATTATTCTAAAGGAAAGAAATTAATAGGAACCGTTCGGGGTTTAGCTGTTTTAGAAAACGGTACATTAAAACCATTTAAAGAAAACAACCTTGAGATAAACAAAAAAATCTTTTTTATTATACAAGACAAAGAAAAGAATTATTGGTTTGGCACCAACGATGGCGTCGTTAAATGGGATGGTGTTGAATCAAAGCGATATAGTAGAGAAAATGGACTATCGGGAAGTGAAACAAATCGTGCTGCAGGAATAGTAGATTCAAATGGCAGAGTCTGGATTGGAACTGATCGTGGTTTATCCTGCTATCTTAAAGAATATGATTACCCGGCACCGGTACCGGTTCCACAACTTTTGTCTATCGAAGATCATAATGGAAAAAACTTTTCTGCTATGTCTGAGCTAAGTTTTAATCACGACAATAACACGCTATCATTTCATTATAGAGGAATTTCGTTTATTAATGAAAAACTGATCCGTTACAGAGTAAAACTGGAGGGATTTGATAACAAATGGCAGGATGCGATTAATAATGTTGTTGTTAGGTATACAAACTTGAAACCAGGGAAGTACCGGTTTTCATTCGAAACAAAAAACCCGATGGGAGAATGGAGTAAAACAACTAGTTCCGCAGAAATAACAATCCGCGGTGCTTTCTATAACCAATGGTGGTTTTATTTAATTGTTGTTGTTTTATTAGGACTCATTTACTTCTGGGCATACATATTCCTATCCCAAAAAAGATATAATAAAAAACTGTCCGGTGAAGTAATAATAAGAACCAAAGAGTTAAAAGAATCGGAAGAAAAGTTTAGGACACTTGTTCAAAATGCACCCAACTTCATTTGCACTTTAAATAAAAGCGGGGAAATTTTATTCCTAAACAAATCTTACCCGGGTTACTATAACCAGAATATTATTAAAACAAATATCCGGGAATACATTCCCGTAGAAAGGATTGGAGAAGTAGATCAGATTCTAAAAAAAGTGTTCGAACAAAAAATTGTTTCCAACTTTGAAATTAATATAAAAAATGCCAATGGAAATGATTTGTGGTTAGAGAGTACTGTTGGACCTGTTGTAACAGGAAACCATGTTGTAGAGGCAATTGCTATTATTACAAATATAACCGAACGGAAACAGGCAGAATTAGCACGGCGAGAAATTGAAGAACGGCAATCAGCAATTCTGAACTCTATGCCAATCGTTCTATACACAGCAGAAACCCCCAGCCCATATGATGCAACATGGATGACTGACAATATTCAATTAGTAACGGGATTTTCGGTTGACCTTTTTTTGAATCAACCATATTTCTGGAGTTCACGGGTCCATCCGCAAGATAAGGACAGAGTAGAAAAAGATTTTCAATCTTTACGTGAAGGGAAAAAAATGGTATTAGATTATCGGTGGAAATGCCAGGATGGTTCATACAGATGGTTTTTGGACAGCATCCTTCCGAAGCCAGTTGTTGAAGGCAAGTGCGTTGAATACTTTGGAATTTGGTTAGATATAACCGAACAAAAATTGGCTGAAGAGCGATTGCAGAAACTAAATGAAACGTTTCTTAGGTTTGGTGTTGATCCAATAGAAAACATCAATCGTCTTGTTGAGCTTATCGGTAATCTTTTAAATGCAACGTGCGCATTCTATAATCGTATAATAGATGGCAAATTAATGGCTCTTGGTTCCTGGAATATTCCGCCGGATTTTAGTTATACAGATAAACCAGAGGGACATATTTGTTACGATGTCATTAAAGGTCGCATACCCTATCCCTTCATTATCCGTAATCTTGATAAAACCCCATATGCTTTAACTAATACCAATATTCCGCGTTTCCAATTAAAAACCTATATGGGTAAACCAATCAATTTTGGTGGCGAAATAGTTGGTTCACTATGCGTATTTTTTCAAAAAGATAAAGAATCTACAGAAGAGGAATTAAATCTTTTAGGAATAATCAGCTCGGCAATTGCGGTGGAAGAGAAAAGGAAAAATTCCGAGGAGCTTTTGTTAAAATCTTTACGCGAAAAAGAAATATTACTAAAAGAAATCCATCATCGGGTAAAGAATAATTTACAAATAGTTTCATCTTTGCTTTTTTTACAGGCAGATAAATTAACTGATAAAACTAATTTTGCAATTTTTCAGGAAAGCCAAAACAGAATCCGGTCTATGTCCTTAGTTCACGAAAAACTTTATCAATCAACAGATCTTTCAAAAATAAATTTTTCTGAATATGTCAGAAGCCTTGTAATCTATTTATTCCGCTCATATAGTTTTGCTGAAGGAACTATTACTTCCAGAATAAACATTGGAGATCATTTCTTAACAATTGATAAAGCAATTTCTTGCGGTTTAATCATTAACGAACTGATTTCAAATTCATTAAAATATGCTTTCCCTGCCAATATAAAGATGGAAAGAAAAAAAGAAGTGACTATTGCTTTGATAAAGGAGCCGGGTTTAATTTTCAAATTGTTGATTGAAGATAACGGAATTGGATTGCCGGAAAATATTGATCTACAGAATAATCCAACCACACTTGGTTTAAGATTAGTAAATATGCTCGTTTTACAGCTCGATGGAAAAATTGAAGTTGATTCCAGCAATGGAACTAAATATAAAATTGTTTTTTCTGATTCTAATCAGAAAATCTAAACTAAAGTTTATAAATAAACCTCGGAGATGAGGGCTCCGAGGTTATAAGGAGTGTAGATATGAGGACATTTGCTGTCGGGATTTCAGCAAAATTTTTATAAAAATTTATAAATGATAAAACAACATTGAATATCAAACAAAACAAAAAACCTTCAAGGCTCAACATATGTAAGCTGGCATCATTTCACCACTGCATTAATTGAGAGATTTCAACAAATAAAGAACATTCATTTAAACAGCCACAACATTAATTGATAGTAACGGTATTTATTACTATTCCACTTAAAAGAAAAACAAATTAAACGATCCCTTCCTTTAATACTTTTGCAACCGCCTCTGCTTGTGTATGAACCTGGAGTTTTATATAAATATTTCTAAAATGAAACCGTACGGTTTCCACACTAATAAATAATGAATCAGCAATTGCTTTA comes from the Ignavibacteriales bacterium genome and includes:
- a CDS encoding ATP-binding protein; the protein is MMLAQLKYSIKTTRFKTTIWYSMLFLALETLIGLILYFQLHSNLTKQLDNSLSRQAEAIYILVSQSKVDMTDFKPDSIYSSTDEFVYNLIYEAVVFNPRNTYVQVQFKNKLIYKTDNLENIKLEFPGINKKKTGITVYKDQRISTLLIRAAYLEKGNYKIIVAYPDKLIEQTLDNFIDIYVILSPIFFIIAVLGGFLISAKALSRIDSIIAKTNEITAQNLNETIEGAEFNDEYGRLVRTMNAMVQRIKTSIDYMNQFSISASHELKTPLTILRGEIEVAMKSAKTVEEFKSVLSSNYEETIRLTKIVDRIFYISKLDNALISIKKETVSWLEFLEETILPLEILGKEKKMKLVLDIDADTEIEIDTELMKEALNNLIDNAIKYGDENQPVIVRSVLVNNQVKLAVINKGTGIPAEEIPKIFDRFYRIEISRSRSTGGVGLGLAIVKSIINWHNGKIEVISELGKETQFIITLEIKK
- a CDS encoding PAS domain S-box protein, with the translated sequence MNFFRFCSKLWLFFNKGKHTAVNFNAAVILFVLLVTHSIHSQSYSVRTYTVEDGLPTNFVNDVAQDESGRMWFATEVGVSVYDGYSWKNFDEKDGLPNTEYYRLKIDQKNIVWVISSFINGNIAKYEYNKWKISSGFLSKPNSKISVRSFDVSYIDNIPQLCFGTTNGIYLFKNNIWTHLSKEDGLLDNNVYTVKFYQGKFFICTQKGISILEGNKIDNNLNSLIKAPSNQILSIDFENKSTNESIYWLLGKGWIGSLENNKFKLLSPKIPMTFYPSRIQYFLLNDERGRIYYGNELEKLFIEKKTGKLNTLGLDNGFISNGASNIFRDREQNIWFPSPRGIDLVSSLRFQNYFLSNGLLENEVTAILEVEPEKFILGHNLGFTILENEKFKSFSLKNIIKGDPISPRVLDLSKDRTGTVWMALSYLGVGKLKKDGSFEILKHPSNTQFTSVLADPKGNIWVGSNNGLFKIANDKLVLATDVSPYSISLRKLFYNGDGEIIATSTGGLFIFKNNKFKRILSKSDMLNSNFSIHNYSKGKKLIGTVRGLAVLENGTLKPFKENNLEINKKIFFIIQDKEKNYWFGTNDGVVKWDGVESKRYSRENGLSGSETNRAAGIVDSNGRVWIGTDRGLSCYLKEYDYPAPVPVPQLLSIEDHNGKNFSAMSELSFNHDNNTLSFHYRGISFINEKLIRYRVKLEGFDNKWQDAINNVVVRYTNLKPGKYRFSFETKNPMGEWSKTTSSAEITIRGAFYNQWWFYLIVVVLLGLIYFWAYIFLSQKRYNKKLSGEVIIRTKELKESEEKFRTLVQNAPNFICTLNKSGEILFLNKSYPGYYNQNIIKTNIREYIPVERIGEVDQILKKVFEQKIVSNFEINIKNANGNDLWLESTVGPVVTGNHVVEAIAIITNITERKQAELARREIEERQSAILNSMPIVLYTAETPSPYDATWMTDNIQLVTGFSVDLFLNQPYFWSSRVHPQDKDRVEKDFQSLREGKKMVLDYRWKCQDGSYRWFLDSILPKPVVEGKCVEYFGIWLDITEQKLAEERLQKLNETFLRFGVDPIENINRLVELIGNLLNATCAFYNRIIDGKLMALGSWNIPPDFSYTDKPEGHICYDVIKGRIPYPFIIRNLDKTPYALTNTNIPRFQLKTYMGKPINFGGEIVGSLCVFFQKDKESTEEELNLLGIISSAIAVEEKRKNSEELLLKSLREKEILLKEIHHRVKNNLQIVSSLLFLQADKLTDKTNFAIFQESQNRIRSMSLVHEKLYQSTDLSKINFSEYVRSLVIYLFRSYSFAEGTITSRINIGDHFLTIDKAISCGLIINELISNSLKYAFPANIKMERKKEVTIALIKEPGLIFKLLIEDNGIGLPENIDLQNNPTTLGLRLVNMLVLQLDGKIEVDSSNGTKYKIVFSDSNQKI
- a CDS encoding response regulator transcription factor, producing MKILLVEDEKKVASFIKKGLEEEYYSVDVAEDGKAGLDYAFTNEYDLFIFDVMLPYKNGISIVREIRSHKITTPILLLTAKDRVEDKVEGLDAGADDYLTKPFAFEELLARIRSLLRRKEREPSIQLKAADLILDTQTHKVTRNNREIVLTPREYAILEYLLRNKNKVISRTKLTEHVYDYHFDPQTNVIEVYINKLRNKINKDYENQLLYTVRGIGYIIKDSD